One part of the Panthera leo isolate Ple1 chromosome D4, P.leo_Ple1_pat1.1, whole genome shotgun sequence genome encodes these proteins:
- the FANCG gene encoding Fanconi anemia group G protein isoform X2 — protein sequence MQKRTDLSSLGWGPRRGRAYLSAAPSRGLGPASATLSHQTPLGSSGLHASCLDLWREKNDQLVRQAKVAQDSRQFLRGQQLAQDVLEGFRGLLHSLQGLPAAVPVLPLELTVTCNFITMKASLAQGFTENQAQDIQQSLERVLETQKQLGPRLECGLRGLWDSVLHYSSVLLELLPALHHLAGLQAALWLSTDCLGDLTLLLQTLNGNQSEASEDLLHLLKTWSPPAEESDAPLTLQDARGLRDVLLTASAYRQGLQELITGSLPKALSSLQEAASGLCPRPVLVQVYTVLGTCLRKMGNPQRALLYLVAALKGGSPWGPPLLEASRLYQQLGNTAAELESLELLVDALSVTHSPEAPQLLIEVELLLPQPNPASPLHCGTQSQAKYLLASRCLQIGRAEDAAEHYLDLLALLLDDSEPKMPQLWEDARKGTKESPHCLSWVSATYLLQGRAWVQLGAQKEAISEFSRCLELLFQATPKDKEQGPASSCEQGCMSDVALQQLRVAALISRGLQWVASDQDTKALQDFLLSVQMCPGNRDASFHLLQTLRRMDRRDEAIALWWSLEAQAKLPQENAAWSLPLFLETYLSWIRSPDRETLLEEFQTSLLEPCDL from the exons ATGCAGAAGCGCACGGACCTTTCCTCGCTCGGGTGGGGACCTCGGCGAGGCCGGGCTTACCTTTCAGCAGCACCCTCCAGGGGTCTGGGCCCAGCCTCTGCAACCTTGTCGCACCAGACCCCTCTGGGCTCCTCAGGACTACACGCCAGCTGCCTAGACCTGTGGAGGGAAAAGAATGACCAGCTAGTTCGACAGGCCAAG GTGGCTCAGGACTCGCGTCAGTTTCTGAGAGGACAGCAGCTGGCCCAAGATGTGCTGGAAGGATTCAGGGGACTCCTGCATAGCCTGCAGG GTCTCCCTGCAGCTGTTCCTGTTCTCCCCTTGGAATTGACTGTTACCTGCAATTTCATTACCATGAAGGCAAGCCTGGCCCAGGGTTTCACTGAAAACCAAGCACAGGATATCCAACAGAGCCTGGAGAGAG TGCTGGAGACCCAGAAGCAGCTTGGGCCCAGACTGGAATGTGGGCTCAGGGGGCTGTGGGACTCTGTTCTCCATTATTCCTCTGTTCTGCTGGAGCTACTCCCTGCCCTTCACCACCTGGCTGGCCTGCAGGCTGCCCTGTGGCTAAGTACTGACTGTCTTGGGGACCTGACCTTGCTGCTGCAGACCTTGAATGGTAACCAG AGTGAGGCCTCTGAGGATCTGCTGCACCTTCTGAAAACTTGGAGCCCCCCAGCTGAGGAGTCAGATGCTCCATTGACCTTGCAGGATGCCCGGGGCTTAAGGGATGTCCTTCTTACAGCTTCTGCCTATCGCCAAG GCCTCCAGGAGTTGATCACAGGAAGCCTGCCCAAGGCATTGAGCAGCCTGCAAGAAGCAGCCTCAGGTCTGTGTCCACGGCCTGTGTTGGTCCAGGTGTACACAGTCCTGGGGACCTGTCTTCGTAAAATG GGCAATCCACAAAGAGCTCTGCTGTACTTGGTTGCGGCCCTGAAAGGGGGATCACCCTGGGGTCCTCCGCTTCTGGAGGCTTCCAGGCTATATCAGCAACTGGGGAACACAGCAGCAGAGCTGGAGAGTCTGGAGCTGTTGGTTGAT GCCTTGAGTGTCACTCACAGTCCTGAAGCCCCCCAGCTTCTTATTGAAGTAGAGTTACTACTTCCCCAACCTAACCCAGCCTCACCCCTTCACTGTGGCACACAGAGCCAGGCCAAGTACCTGCTAGCAAGCCGATGCCTACAGATAGGAAG GGCAGAGGACGCTGCAGAGCATTACTTGGACCTGCTGGCTCTGTTGCTGGATGACTCTGAGCCAAAG ATGCCCCAGCTGTGGGAAGATGCCAGAAAAGGAACCAAGGAGTCACCACACTGTCTATCCTGGGTCTCTGCCACCTACCTGCTTCAGGGTCGAGCCTGGGTGCAGCTGGGGGCCCAAAAAGAAGCAATTAGTGAATTTAGCCG GTGCCTTGAGCTGCTCTTCCAAGCCACACCTAAGGACAAAGAACAAG GTCCTGCTTCCAGCTGTGAGCAGGGGTGTATGTCAGATGTGGCACTGCAACAGCTTCGGGTAGCCGCCCTGATTAGTCGTGGACTGCAATGGGTGGCCAGTGACCAAGATACTAAAGCCCTACAGGACTTCCTCCTCAGTGTGCAGATGTGCCCAG GTAATCGAGATGCTTCCTTtcacctgcttcagactctgaggAGGATGGATCGGAGGGATGAGGCCATTGCTCTCTGGTGGAGCCTGGAGGCCCAAGCTAAGTTGCCACAGGAGAATGCTGCATG GTCTCTCCCCCTGTTCCTAGAAACCTATTTGAGTTGGATTCGTTCCCCTGACCGTGAAACCCTTCTTGAGGAGTTTCAGACATCTCTGCTGGAACCTTGTGACCTGTAG
- the FANCG gene encoding Fanconi anemia group G protein isoform X1 translates to MQKRTDLSSLGWGPRRGRAYLSAAPSRGLGPASATLSHQTPLGSSGLHASCLDLWREKNDQLVRQAKVAQDSRQFLRGQQLAQDVLEGFRGLLHSLQGLPAAVPVLPLELTVTCNFITMKASLAQGFTENQAQDIQQSLERVLETQKQLGPRLECGLRGLWDSVLHYSSVLLELLPALHHLAGLQAALWLSTDCLGDLTLLLQTLNGNQSEASEDLLHLLKTWSPPAEESDAPLTLQDARGLRDVLLTASAYRQGLQELITGSLPKALSSLQEAASGLCPRPVLVQVYTVLGTCLRKMGNPQRALLYLVAALKGGSPWGPPLLEASRLYQQLGNTAAELESLELLVDALSVTHSPEAPQLLIEVELLLPQPNPASPLHCGTQSQAKYLLASRCLQIGRAEDAAEHYLDLLALLLDDSEPKFSPPPSRPGPCMPEVFLEAAAALIQAGRAQDALTVCEELLSRMSSLLPKMPQLWEDARKGTKESPHCLSWVSATYLLQGRAWVQLGAQKEAISEFSRCLELLFQATPKDKEQGPASSCEQGCMSDVALQQLRVAALISRGLQWVASDQDTKALQDFLLSVQMCPGNRDASFHLLQTLRRMDRRDEAIALWWSLEAQAKLPQENAAWSLPLFLETYLSWIRSPDRETLLEEFQTSLLEPCDL, encoded by the exons ATGCAGAAGCGCACGGACCTTTCCTCGCTCGGGTGGGGACCTCGGCGAGGCCGGGCTTACCTTTCAGCAGCACCCTCCAGGGGTCTGGGCCCAGCCTCTGCAACCTTGTCGCACCAGACCCCTCTGGGCTCCTCAGGACTACACGCCAGCTGCCTAGACCTGTGGAGGGAAAAGAATGACCAGCTAGTTCGACAGGCCAAG GTGGCTCAGGACTCGCGTCAGTTTCTGAGAGGACAGCAGCTGGCCCAAGATGTGCTGGAAGGATTCAGGGGACTCCTGCATAGCCTGCAGG GTCTCCCTGCAGCTGTTCCTGTTCTCCCCTTGGAATTGACTGTTACCTGCAATTTCATTACCATGAAGGCAAGCCTGGCCCAGGGTTTCACTGAAAACCAAGCACAGGATATCCAACAGAGCCTGGAGAGAG TGCTGGAGACCCAGAAGCAGCTTGGGCCCAGACTGGAATGTGGGCTCAGGGGGCTGTGGGACTCTGTTCTCCATTATTCCTCTGTTCTGCTGGAGCTACTCCCTGCCCTTCACCACCTGGCTGGCCTGCAGGCTGCCCTGTGGCTAAGTACTGACTGTCTTGGGGACCTGACCTTGCTGCTGCAGACCTTGAATGGTAACCAG AGTGAGGCCTCTGAGGATCTGCTGCACCTTCTGAAAACTTGGAGCCCCCCAGCTGAGGAGTCAGATGCTCCATTGACCTTGCAGGATGCCCGGGGCTTAAGGGATGTCCTTCTTACAGCTTCTGCCTATCGCCAAG GCCTCCAGGAGTTGATCACAGGAAGCCTGCCCAAGGCATTGAGCAGCCTGCAAGAAGCAGCCTCAGGTCTGTGTCCACGGCCTGTGTTGGTCCAGGTGTACACAGTCCTGGGGACCTGTCTTCGTAAAATG GGCAATCCACAAAGAGCTCTGCTGTACTTGGTTGCGGCCCTGAAAGGGGGATCACCCTGGGGTCCTCCGCTTCTGGAGGCTTCCAGGCTATATCAGCAACTGGGGAACACAGCAGCAGAGCTGGAGAGTCTGGAGCTGTTGGTTGAT GCCTTGAGTGTCACTCACAGTCCTGAAGCCCCCCAGCTTCTTATTGAAGTAGAGTTACTACTTCCCCAACCTAACCCAGCCTCACCCCTTCACTGTGGCACACAGAGCCAGGCCAAGTACCTGCTAGCAAGCCGATGCCTACAGATAGGAAG GGCAGAGGACGCTGCAGAGCATTACTTGGACCTGCTGGCTCTGTTGCTGGATGACTCTGAGCCAAAG ttctccccacccccatcccgtcCAGGGCCCTGCATGCCTGAGGTGTTCTTGGAGGCAGCAGCAGCACTGATCCAGGCAGGCCGAGCACAGGATGCCTTGACCGTATGTGAGGAGCTGCTCAGCCGCATGTCGTCTCTGCTTCCCAAGATGCCCCAGCTGTGGGAAGATGCCAGAAAAGGAACCAAGGAGTCACCACACTGTCTATCCTGGGTCTCTGCCACCTACCTGCTTCAGGGTCGAGCCTGGGTGCAGCTGGGGGCCCAAAAAGAAGCAATTAGTGAATTTAGCCG GTGCCTTGAGCTGCTCTTCCAAGCCACACCTAAGGACAAAGAACAAG GTCCTGCTTCCAGCTGTGAGCAGGGGTGTATGTCAGATGTGGCACTGCAACAGCTTCGGGTAGCCGCCCTGATTAGTCGTGGACTGCAATGGGTGGCCAGTGACCAAGATACTAAAGCCCTACAGGACTTCCTCCTCAGTGTGCAGATGTGCCCAG GTAATCGAGATGCTTCCTTtcacctgcttcagactctgaggAGGATGGATCGGAGGGATGAGGCCATTGCTCTCTGGTGGAGCCTGGAGGCCCAAGCTAAGTTGCCACAGGAGAATGCTGCATG GTCTCTCCCCCTGTTCCTAGAAACCTATTTGAGTTGGATTCGTTCCCCTGACCGTGAAACCCTTCTTGAGGAGTTTCAGACATCTCTGCTGGAACCTTGTGACCTGTAG